In the genome of Labeo rohita strain BAU-BD-2019 chromosome 2, IGBB_LRoh.1.0, whole genome shotgun sequence, the window atatctaaatataattttagatcTCGGTTCTTaagaaacttttcttttgtaattttcatatttcatctAAATGGTTCAATCCCATAGATATCTTCATCTCAGTGCAGCTTCATGTccaaattgttacattttaacaattttcacttGGCCAAATACACACTGTGACTGcacagattttttgtaaatgtgattGTCACAACCTGCATAAATTTAGTTGTAGAATGAGGTGTCACTCCTGTAAACTGCTGAACTGTGTGCATACAGAACAGGATTAAGCACTACAAAGTGAATTGACTGAATTCAGCTGCAGTGTGTATGAGGCCTTTGTGGGTCACTTTGCATACAGttgttatttattgtatttgaagGGGAATATCCAAAGTACAAGAATACATATGCAGACAAACAACTGCTGACGCCTGGCTTGCTAAATATTAGATCCTTTTCTACAAAAGCAATTTtggtaaatgatatgatcacaGATCATAAACTAGATGTGCTcggtttgacagaaacctggctcaAACCAGGCGATTAAATTACCTCATCTGAAGGGCAAAAGGGGAGGTGTTGCTACAGTTCatagtaatatttttagtattactCAGAGGTCTGGTTTCAAGTACAATTTATTTGAAGTGACAGTGTTTTATATAATGTCATCTAGTATAAACGATAAATTCCTTTTGACATTTATACTAGTCTCTGACAGTGGCGCCACATAAACCACatagaattttttcagattttctatCCGAGCTGGTGTTGGCTACAGTTACAGTCTTAATTGTTGATGATTTTAACAACCATGTAGTGAAAAAATGCACTGGGATTTGCAGTTACAGGCATTAATTGGGGATTAAACATCACATGTTATGActgatactttttaattttgtcacatattgaaaacactgaaattcTGCAGCAGAGCAATTATATCtcagatcattatctagtctaaTATATTAGTTTAGCAAAGACTGCAAAATCAACTCCTTGTTACACATATGCTAGAACTATCACTATTACTACTAAAGATTTGCTTCGTTATGAAACTTCCTAATTTGTCtcaatgttgtttattactgcatattcattaaaatggatgttaaaatgcacctacatgtttttgcattttgtctttttcagttaaataaaagactattttccctatatattttatcactgaggatttcttaagaaaagctTACAAATCTCATCTCGTCTCGTGGGaaaagtgtctcgtcacacccctaatgGGTTGAGATTCAGCACAGCTCCAGTGCGGATGGTTTGAGGTGTATGTGTGGCTGTCAGTCACCGCACCGGTGTGGAGACAAGCTTACATCTTGTAATATATGGCCCAAATAAGAAATTTCACTGGATATTGTCATCTGAAAGAGTAAGTTGCATGTCTAAAACTTTTGTTCTGACCAACTGAGGAAAAATGCTACAATGGTGATTATAACTAATGATCGGTTAGCTCATTAGATCAGCAAAATGATGATTACTGTTacactttgttttcaaattgtTCATGTTAACAACGTCATCATTGCGTGACTACATGTAGTGTGTATTAGCGTAACATGTAGATTTCAATTTCTGTACAATCTAATCTGTCATTGTCATACAATTTGaatttcatgaagatattttctaaTTTCAGTCACTTGTGtttcataaacacataaacCTTTTTGGATTACAATCCaccataaaaatgataaattcaATTATTCCAGTGCTGTGAGAAAAGGCTATAAACAATCTGCCACCTGCAGCATCCTCACATGCAATATAGCCTACTAGCCAGGGTGCCTTCTTTTTATGTTTGCATGCTCGAATTTCCTAAAAACCCACCCGTACcactcaaattaaaaaaacattattataagcTAACCATTGTGAATCGGGCTAAAGGCAATAGTTCTGAACAGTGGCTGGTTATGTGCTTacaattttaactaaaaaagtTGCCgctttaaataaaagcttggaTTGAAGTTCTAACAATGAAGTAAGACTGTCAAAAGTGTACCTGCACTCCAAATGTTTCCTCCCCCTTCTGGGCTTCCTGGTGTGGTTGCCAAAGTTGCCTGAAATGCTGCATAGTCACGTGTGATCTCAACTTTCTTCTTATGTTGCATCTCCAGTACAGATAAAGCTTCAGTCATCCTGGCAGAGAGAATTCGGAAACAGATGTCAGGTTTCCCGATGAAGCGCTGACGAACACTGATCTCGTAGGGGCTGTGCACATAGATGTCATCCACCTCTTCCTTCTCAAAGCAATGGAGGAGCTGTCCGTTTGCATCTCGAACCTCTAGAGAGGAGACCAGCACTACCAGGCTACCTGGTTTCATGTTTCCAGAGGTTCCAACTCGGGAGACAATAGCTGGAATGCTAGTTATGACTTTTGGGCCCTTGCATGAACCTTTAGCACAGGCCGCTTTGGCAGCTGCCTCAGACTTGGCCTCCTGGTGGCACATCCAAGGCATTTTTCTAAAAGGCCACCAAGACGGACATTCAAGTTCAGAGAGTAGTCTGcacaagagagaaaaaaaatggcatcattaaattaagtcattattaagtaaatcatcaatattataaaaacaacacGTGATTGTGTGATATTATTAAagtcaataataaaaattattattattactacattattaaagactgtaGCATCGAGAAGCTCTGATATTATTGGAACAGTTGGGAAAATTAGGAAAATAACAAAGCACAATAAGCTGTGAAAGAtgtcattaaaattttaagtatcATCCATGCTTCTAGTAAAAGTTATGTATTACAGTTTGTGAATCTGAGCAAAACCTACTTATCTGCCACGGTCAGGTCTGATTCGATCTTGTCCAGGCCCTGAATCATGTTGTCAAACTGCTCTCCCTGGTGGTTCAGGACTTTCCCAGTATCCTCCAGCCTCCGCTGGGCTCCAGATATCAAGCTGATCAGCTCCTGGCCCTTACTAAGAGGAGCCTCAGCTCCACGGGGCTCCGTGGGCGACAGCAGCCGTTCCCTCCAGAAGTGCTCTAGCACGTGGTAAATGGTAGTACGGCAAGGCTTGAGAGACCCAAACCAGTGCTTGATGTTTCCCTGCTCCAACACAGTAAGAGCGCTAAAAATAAAGCTGGAGGACTCCATCTTGATCTCCATGATGCGTGAGAGCCTCAGGCTAAGTAGATTCTCCTGATTCTGCTCAGAATTGAAGCGTAAGGTGGTGCGGGTTAAGGAGAGAACGCCACTGGCCCATCGTTTCTCGTTATTTATGTAATAAGAGCCGGGCCAGCTATGGATGGATGCCTCCTGGCTCATCTTTTTCTGATGGCACAGCAGCCCTGGCTAAGGGAGCTCACCTGCAAAGTGAGTGGTGTATATAGAAAATTAGCAAGTAGTCATCAGTCACTTTTATTTACATCAATAGTATACTTATTTTCTCAAGCTTGTGTTGCTCCTGTAAAATGTTCCTTCTTAAGAAGACTACAAACACAGAGGGCCCAGCTTCCAACAGGGCCAAGGTACTTAAGATTATTTCCATGAACATATTACTAtacttaatgttaatatattaatacaatcTAACTTAAATCATATCATttaaagaacacacacacaatatcaAGAAGTAAACGGAAATCATGCTTCTTTTCTTTCGTTTTTATTAAACAACATTCAGTTAAAGAATCTTCTGGAAACACACTTCTGGTTAATTGATCTTATTTCTGATTTAAAAACGTtatttaaagaccttttatatttatttttcacctgGTTCTGTGTGCGCAGTAATAGTATATGGTGGTTTGGttgacaaataaaacaaacaccacGGAGATCATTC includes:
- the snap47 gene encoding synaptosomal-associated protein 47, producing MSQEASIHSWPGSYYINNEKRWASGVLSLTRTTLRFNSEQNQENLLSLRLSRIMEIKMESSSFIFSALTVLEQGNIKHWFGSLKPCRTTIYHVLEHFWRERLLSPTEPRGAEAPLSKGQELISLISGAQRRLEDTGKVLNHQGEQFDNMIQGLDKIESDLTVADKLLSELECPSWWPFRKMPWMCHQEAKSEAAAKAACAKGSCKGPKVITSIPAIVSRVGTSGNMKPGSLVVLVSSLEVRDANGQLLHCFEKEEVDDIYVHSPYEISVRQRFIGKPDICFRILSARMTEALSVLEMQHKKKVEITRDYAAFQATLATTPGSPEGGGNIWSAGHGQDTEVPVEVPAGELTQLQLHVLQPTVTEAEAQELKQMLQQLKTLALEAETELERQDEALDVLSCSTDRTTMNINRHTRRMRKLL